The genomic window TCGATGCCTACACGCTGGCGGTGCGAGGGCTCATCGACGGCGGCTCGGACCTGCTCCTGGTCGAGACCATCTTCGACACCTTGAACGCCAAGGCCGCGCTCTTCGCTATAGATAAGTACTTAGAGCAACAGGGCCAGAGGCTGCCCATCATGATCTCGGGGACCATCACCGATCAAAGCGGGCGCACGCTCACCGGTCAGACCACCGAGGCCTTCTGGAACTCGGTGGCGCACGCCCGTCCCGTGAGCGTCGGCCTCAACTGCGCGCTCGGCGCAAAAGAACTGCGGCCCTACGTGAAAGGCCTTTCCGCGTGCGCCCCGGCCTTCGTGAGCGTCCACCCGAACGCGGGGCTCCCGAACGAGTTCGGCCAGTACGACGACACGCCCGAGTACATGGCCGGGCTCATCCGCGAGTTCGCCGAGAGCGGCTTCCTGAACATCGTGGGCGGATGCTGCGGCACGACCCCGGCGCACATCCGGGCGATCGCCGACGCCGTGCGCGACCTGCCGCCGCGGCCGATCCCCGATCTCCCCCGCTATTGCCGCTTGAGTGGTCTCGAGCCGCTCTCGATCACCCCGGACACCACCTTCGTCAACATCGGTGAGCGCACCAACGTCGCCGGCTCGCCGAAGTTCGCGGCGCTGGTACGGGCCGGCGACCTGGAGGCGGCGCTCGAGATCGCCAAACAACAGGTCGAGAACGGCGCCCAGATGATCGACGTCTGCATGGACGAGGGGCTCCTGGACGCCGAAGATCTGATGCCCCGCTTCGTCAATCTCATCGCCTCCGAGCCCGACATCAGCCGCGTGCCCATCATGATCGATTCCTCCAAGTGGAGCGTCATCGAGGCGGGGTTGCGCTGCCTCCAGGGCAAGGGCGTCGTCAATTCCATCAGTCTCAAGGAGGGCGAGGCCAGGTTCATCGAGCACGCGCGGCTGGTGCGCCGCTACGGGGCTGCGGCCGTGGTCATGGCCTTCGACGAGAAGGGACAAGCAGACACCACCGCGCGCAAGCTCGAGATCTGCAAGCGCTCCTATGAAATTCTCACGAACAAGGTCGGCCTATCGCCCGAGGACATCATCTTCGACCCCAACATCCTGACGGTCGCGACGGGCATGGAGGAGCACAACGATTATGCGCTCGCCTACTTCGAGGCGGCGCGCGAGATCAAGCACCACCTCCCCCATGCGCTTGTGAGCGGCGGGCTCAGCAACGTCTCGTTCTCCTTCCGCGGCAACAACCCGGTGCGCGAGGCGATGCACGCGGCGTTTCTCTACCACGGCATCAAATCGGGCATGGACATGGGGATCGTGAATGCCGGGCAGCTCGGGATTTACCAGGAGATCGAGAAGGACCTGCTCGAACGGGTCGAGGACGTGCTGCTGAACCGCCGCTCCGACGCCACCGAGCGCCTGGTCGAGTTCGCCGATAGCGTCAAGGGCGAGACCCGCGAAAAGAAGGCCATGGACGACTGGCGCCACCAGGACGTCGAGCAGCGTCTCATCCACGCGCTCGTCAAGGGCATCACCGATCACATCGAATCGGATACCGAGGAGGCGCGCCAAAAGTACCCGAGGCCCATCGAGGTCATCGAGGGCCCGCTCATGGCCGGCATGAACGTGGTCGGCGATCTGTTCGGGTCGGGCAAGATGTTTTTGCCGCAGGTGGTCAAGAGCGCGCGGGTGATGAAGAAGTCGGTCGCCTATCTAGTGCCCTTCATCGAGGCCCAGCGCGAGGGTGGCGGCCCGGCGCGCAAGAACGGCAAGATCGTGATGGCCACGGTCAAGGGCGACGTGCACGACATCGGCAAGAACATCGTCGGCGTCGTGCTTCAGTGCAACAACTTCGAGGTGATCGATCTCGGTGTCATGGTCCCTTGCGAGACCATCCTTGAAACCGCCCGCCGCGAGGAGGCGGACATGATCGGGCTCTCGGGCCTCATCACCCCGTCGCTGGACGAGATGGTCGATGTCGCCAAGGAGATGCAGCGTCAGGGATACAACCTCCCGCTCCTGATCGGCGGGGCGACGACCTCGCGCACCCACACCGCGGTCAAGATCGCGCCCCAGTACCCACATCCCACCGTACACGTGAAGGACGCCTCGCGCGCCGTGGGCGTGGTGGGTCGGCTCGTGAGTGCGGATCTGCGCGGCGCCTTCGTCGAGCAAGTGCGGGCCGAGTACGCCGAGGTCCGCGAGCGCCACAAGGGCCGTCAGGCGCGTACCGAGTGGCTGAGCCTGACCGAGGCGCGCGCGAACAAGCTCGCGGTCGATTGGCGCGAGTACCGTCCGCCCGTGCCCCGCAGGCTCGGCATCCAGGCCTTCGAGGACTATCCGCTCGCGGAGCTTCGGGATAGCATCGACTGGACGCCGTTCTTCATCGCCTGGGAGCTGGCCGGGCGCTTTCCGCGCATCCTCGACGATCCGGTGGTGGGCGAAAGCGCCCGCAAGCTCTACGAAGAAGCGTTAGAGATGCTCGATCGGATCGTCGCCGAGCGTACGCTCCGGGCGCGGGGAGTGATCGGCCTTTTTCCCGCGAACACGGTCGGCGAGGACGACATCGAGGTCTACACCGACGAGACTCGTGCCGGTGAGCTGACCGTGATCCACACGCTCCGGCAGCAACAGAAGCGCCCGCCGGGACAGCCGAACCTCGCGCTCGCCGACTTCGTGGCACCCAAGGAGAGCGGTGTACCGGACTATGTCGGGGCCTTCGCCGTGACCGCGGGGTTCGGGGTCGATGCGCTCGTGGCGCGCTTCGAAGCAGCGCACGACGACTACAACGCCATCCTGGTCAAGGCCCTGGCCGACCGCCTCGCCGAGGCCCTGGCCGAGCGCCTGCATCAGCGGGTGCGGACCGAGCTGTGGGGCTATGCGGGCGAGGAACGCCTCGATCACGAGGCGCTTATCGAGGAACGCTATCAAGGGATCCGGCCGGCTCCAGGCTATCCGGCCTGTCCGGACCACACCGAGAAGCTGTTGTTATGGGGGCTGCTCGATGTGGAGAAGAATGCCGGGATCACGCTGACCGAGAGCCTCGCCATGCTCCCGACCGCGGCGGTGAGCGGATGGTATTTCTCGCATCCCAAGTCCCGCTATTTCGGCGTCGGGAAGATCAACGAGGACCAGGTCCACAGCTACGCCCGCCGCAAGGGTATGGACGTCAAGACCATCGAGCGCTGGCTCGGTCCCAATCTCGGTTACGAGA from Pseudomonadota bacterium includes these protein-coding regions:
- the metH gene encoding methionine synthase, giving the protein MTEATPRADRLTPLLEKRILILDGAMGTMIQCYGLTESHYRGERFRDHPRPLKGNNDLLCLSQPEIITEIHRAYLAAGADILETNTFNSTAIAMADYEMQDLAYDLNLEGARLARAVADEFEDKDPRRPRFVAGVLGPTNRTASISPDVNNPGFRNVTFTELVDAYTLAVRGLIDGGSDLLLVETIFDTLNAKAALFAIDKYLEQQGQRLPIMISGTITDQSGRTLTGQTTEAFWNSVAHARPVSVGLNCALGAKELRPYVKGLSACAPAFVSVHPNAGLPNEFGQYDDTPEYMAGLIREFAESGFLNIVGGCCGTTPAHIRAIADAVRDLPPRPIPDLPRYCRLSGLEPLSITPDTTFVNIGERTNVAGSPKFAALVRAGDLEAALEIAKQQVENGAQMIDVCMDEGLLDAEDLMPRFVNLIASEPDISRVPIMIDSSKWSVIEAGLRCLQGKGVVNSISLKEGEARFIEHARLVRRYGAAAVVMAFDEKGQADTTARKLEICKRSYEILTNKVGLSPEDIIFDPNILTVATGMEEHNDYALAYFEAAREIKHHLPHALVSGGLSNVSFSFRGNNPVREAMHAAFLYHGIKSGMDMGIVNAGQLGIYQEIEKDLLERVEDVLLNRRSDATERLVEFADSVKGETREKKAMDDWRHQDVEQRLIHALVKGITDHIESDTEEARQKYPRPIEVIEGPLMAGMNVVGDLFGSGKMFLPQVVKSARVMKKSVAYLVPFIEAQREGGGPARKNGKIVMATVKGDVHDIGKNIVGVVLQCNNFEVIDLGVMVPCETILETARREEADMIGLSGLITPSLDEMVDVAKEMQRQGYNLPLLIGGATTSRTHTAVKIAPQYPHPTVHVKDASRAVGVVGRLVSADLRGAFVEQVRAEYAEVRERHKGRQARTEWLSLTEARANKLAVDWREYRPPVPRRLGIQAFEDYPLAELRDSIDWTPFFIAWELAGRFPRILDDPVVGESARKLYEEALEMLDRIVAERTLRARGVIGLFPANTVGEDDIEVYTDETRAGELTVIHTLRQQQKRPPGQPNLALADFVAPKESGVPDYVGAFAVTAGFGVDALVARFEAAHDDYNAILVKALADRLAEALAERLHQRVRTELWGYAGEERLDHEALIEERYQGIRPAPGYPACPDHTEKLLLWGLLDVEKNAGITLTESLAMLPTAAVSGWYFSHPKSRYFGVGKINEDQVHSYARRKGMDVKTIERWLGPNLGYETE